In a single window of the Streptobacillus ratti genome:
- the dnaJ gene encoding molecular chaperone DnaJ — MKKDYYELLGVDKNASEADIKKAFRKSAMKYHPDRMANADEKEKKEAEEKFKELNEAYQILSDPEKKQLYDQYGHAAFEQGAGGFGGQGFEGFDFSDIFSNFFGGGGGFDFGGFGGGNGFNQRRKQGQDLLYTLDLSLEEIADGVEKEIEYSRTGKCSSCSGTGAKDSKTKQCSTCNGRGYVTKTQRTIFGMSNVRAECSSCHGVGEIPEHKCNVCHGEGNKREQVKKKIKIPAGIESGQRLVIRDGGNYDGPGSDFGDLYLQIREKRHELFQRDGYDIYCKVPISFLTATLGGELEVPTLRGKTKIKIAEGTQNSTKMRIRDAGIKHNGYKGSQIIEITVEVPKNLNSKQKEKLKEFYGTIGVENEEKTASFFDKIKEFFKD; from the coding sequence ATGAAAAAAGACTATTATGAATTACTTGGTGTTGATAAAAATGCAAGTGAAGCAGATATAAAAAAGGCATTTAGAAAATCAGCCATGAAATATCATCCTGATAGAATGGCAAATGCTGATGAAAAAGAAAAAAAAGAAGCAGAAGAGAAATTTAAAGAATTAAATGAAGCATATCAAATTCTTTCAGATCCAGAAAAAAAACAACTATATGATCAATATGGTCATGCTGCATTTGAACAAGGTGCAGGAGGTTTTGGTGGACAAGGCTTTGAGGGATTTGACTTTAGTGATATATTCTCAAACTTTTTCGGAGGTGGAGGAGGATTTGATTTTGGAGGCTTTGGTGGAGGAAATGGCTTTAATCAAAGAAGAAAACAAGGTCAAGATCTTTTATACACTTTAGATTTAAGTTTGGAAGAAATAGCTGATGGAGTTGAAAAAGAAATAGAATACAGTAGAACAGGTAAATGTTCTAGTTGTAGTGGTACTGGTGCTAAGGATTCTAAAACTAAGCAATGTAGCACATGTAATGGTAGAGGTTATGTAACAAAAACACAAAGAACAATATTTGGTATGAGTAATGTTAGAGCTGAATGTTCTAGTTGTCATGGAGTAGGAGAAATACCAGAACATAAATGTAATGTTTGTCATGGAGAGGGAAATAAGAGAGAGCAAGTAAAGAAAAAAATTAAAATACCTGCTGGTATAGAATCTGGACAAAGATTAGTTATTAGAGATGGTGGAAACTATGATGGTCCTGGTAGTGATTTTGGAGATTTATACTTACAAATTAGAGAAAAAAGACATGAATTATTCCAAAGAGATGGATATGACATATATTGTAAAGTACCTATTAGTTTCTTAACTGCTACTTTAGGTGGAGAGTTAGAAGTTCCAACATTAAGAGGTAAAACTAAGATTAAAATAGCTGAGGGGACACAAAATTCAACTAAGATGAGAATAAGAGATGCTGGTATAAAACATAATGGATATAAAGGTTCACAAATTATTGAAATTACTGTAGAAGTACCTAAAAATCTTAATAGTAAACAAAAAGAGAAGTTAAAAGAGTTTTATGGAACAATAGGTGTAGAAAATGAAGAAAAAACTGCTTCATTTTTTGATAAGATAAAAGAATTTTTTAAAGATTAG
- a CDS encoding nucleotide exchange factor GrpE: MSEEIREEELKEQENKENIEETDVIIEKLNAELEDYKKAYTLKLAEFQNFSKRKEKELQEYKEYASKDIILKVLENLDNLERGIEASRSTQDYNKLVEGLEMTIKNFSEMLTNEGVTEIEALEKEYNPYEQHAVQVMSNGEKANNEVLMVLQKGYKLKGRVIRPAMVVINKIEETKNDEEINKNEE, encoded by the coding sequence ATGTCAGAAGAAATTAGAGAAGAGGAATTAAAAGAACAAGAAAATAAAGAAAACATTGAAGAAACTGATGTAATAATAGAAAAACTCAATGCTGAATTAGAGGACTATAAAAAAGCATATACATTAAAACTTGCAGAATTTCAAAATTTTTCTAAAAGAAAAGAAAAAGAATTACAAGAGTATAAAGAATATGCTTCAAAAGATATAATATTAAAAGTTTTAGAAAACTTGGATAATTTAGAAAGAGGAATAGAAGCTTCTCGTTCTACACAAGACTATAATAAACTTGTAGAGGGACTAGAAATGACTATTAAGAATTTTTCTGAAATGCTAACTAATGAGGGAGTTACAGAAATAGAAGCATTAGAAAAAGAATATAATCCTTATGAGCAACATGCAGTTCAAGTTATGAGTAATGGAGAAAAAGCTAATAATGAAGTATTAATGGTACTTCAAAAAGGATATAAGCTTAAAGGTAGAGTAATAAGACCTGCTATGGTAGTAATAAATAAAATTGAAGAAACAAAGAATGATGAAGAAATAAACAAAAATGAAGAATAA
- the hrcA gene encoding heat-inducible transcriptional repressor HrcA — protein sequence MNEREREIFSMIINHYLSCGESVGSRTLEKKYNIGVSSATIRNVMSDLEEMGLITKTHTSSGRIPTLDGYRKYIDELLQVSEVDKETKEQIYLHYQKRINKTDIIFKETVKLLSELSGAVAIAIEPSSDEESIKKIQFIRITEKEVFVVVVMKNNIIKTSTLLMNTYVTEENVNNLNSYISDLMNTTHKRFTLKDMERFLKNISSNDFRFEEKRIFENNKVFVDGAENFLSREDIPIEKVIDNIKMINNENEMNALFKHLISKVEYDLESNIVFGSDLDIKGFEESVFIFKCYEFGEDKGVLAIIAQTRIDYSKTVALLDLVIDMLKKMLNQNYENKFIGYKD from the coding sequence ATGAATGAGAGAGAAAGAGAAATCTTTAGTATGATTATAAATCACTATTTAAGTTGTGGAGAATCAGTTGGTTCAAGAACTTTAGAGAAGAAATATAATATAGGGGTTTCATCGGCTACTATTAGAAATGTTATGTCTGATCTTGAGGAAATGGGACTAATTACTAAGACACATACTTCATCTGGGCGTATACCAACTTTAGATGGATATAGAAAGTATATAGATGAGTTACTTCAAGTAAGTGAGGTTGATAAGGAAACTAAAGAACAAATATATTTACATTATCAAAAAAGGATAAATAAGACAGATATAATATTTAAGGAAACCGTTAAACTTTTATCTGAATTATCTGGAGCTGTTGCAATAGCAATAGAACCATCATCAGATGAGGAAAGTATTAAAAAAATACAGTTTATTAGAATTACTGAAAAAGAAGTATTTGTTGTAGTAGTGATGAAAAATAATATTATAAAAACATCTACTTTACTTATGAATACATATGTAACAGAAGAAAATGTAAATAATTTAAATTCATATATATCTGATTTGATGAATACTACTCACAAAAGATTTACCTTAAAGGATATGGAAAGATTTTTAAAAAACATTAGTAGCAATGACTTTAGATTTGAAGAAAAAAGAATATTTGAGAATAATAAGGTCTTTGTAGATGGTGCAGAAAATTTTCTTTCAAGAGAGGACATACCTATTGAAAAGGTTATAGACAATATTAAAATGATAAATAATGAAAATGAAATGAATGCTTTATTTAAACATTTAATATCTAAGGTTGAGTATGATTTAGAAAGTAATATTGTTTTTGGAAGTGATTTAGATATAAAAGGGTTTGAAGAATCCGTCTTTATATTTAAATGTTATGAATTTGGAGAAGATAAAGGAGTTTTAGCAATTATTGCTCAAACTAGAATAGATTATTCAAAAACAGTAGCTTTACTTGATTTAGTAATAGATATGTTAAAGAAAATGTTAAATCAAAATTATGAAAATAAATTTATAGGTTATAAAGATTAG
- a CDS encoding aldose 1-epimerase family protein: MIVLKKGLIELKIEEFGAEIKSFTINQEEFFWNRKEFWAKTSPILFPFVGGLRDGTYEYKGEEYTVLTKHGFARDNIFEIVEQDENFVKLGYYSNDESVKKYPFDFELYLTYRLIENGFTLEYSVKNRKDDEMYFSIGAHPAFIINENYEKDAYLEFEKEEKCLKYKLDETGFFRKDRVEFNLIDNRIINITEDNFKEDAIAFKNTNSSSVYLKSRSTSKEVKVTFENFPYIAFWKMSNAPFICIEPWFGITDIVGASKDITLKEGIQRLAPKGEFRAKLVFEFKRGN; encoded by the coding sequence GTGATAGTACTAAAAAAAGGTTTAATAGAACTAAAAATAGAGGAATTTGGAGCAGAAATAAAATCATTTACTATAAATCAAGAAGAATTTTTTTGGAATAGAAAAGAATTTTGGGCTAAAACGTCTCCTATTTTATTCCCTTTTGTAGGGGGCTTAAGAGATGGAACTTATGAATATAAAGGGGAAGAATATACGGTTTTAACTAAACATGGTTTTGCAAGAGATAATATATTTGAAATAGTGGAGCAAGATGAAAATTTTGTTAAACTTGGATATTATTCTAATGATGAAAGTGTAAAAAAATATCCTTTTGACTTTGAACTATATTTAACATATAGGTTAATAGAAAATGGTTTTACTTTAGAATATTCTGTAAAAAATAGAAAAGATGATGAAATGTATTTTTCTATAGGAGCACACCCTGCTTTTATTATCAATGAAAATTATGAAAAAGATGCTTATTTAGAATTTGAAAAAGAAGAAAAATGTCTTAAATATAAATTGGATGAAACAGGATTTTTTAGAAAAGATAGAGTAGAATTTAATTTAATAGATAATAGGATAATAAATATTACAGAAGATAATTTTAAAGAAGATGCTATAGCATTTAAAAATACTAATTCCTCATCAGTTTATCTTAAATCAAGAAGTACTAGCAAAGAAGTAAAAGTAACATTTGAAAATTTTCCATATATAGCTTTCTGGAAAATGTCTAATGCACCATTTATTTGTATTGAGCCATGGTTTGGTATTACAGATATTGTTGGAGCAAGTAAGGACATTACATTAAAAGAGGGAATACAAAGATTAGCTCCTAAGGGAGAATTTAGAGCTAAATTAGTATTTGAATTTAAGAGAGGTAACTAA
- the tsaE gene encoding tRNA (adenosine(37)-N6)-threonylcarbamoyltransferase complex ATPase subunit type 1 TsaE yields MNKILKFEEIDRLADKISEKILKDNKFKSIALIGDLGVGKTHISKRICKNLGVVENVKSPTFTYLLEYDLGDRTIVHFDLYRLSNIDELYEIGYEDYILDGNIFLIEWANNVPEAIPSNTLYIELKHNDETTRFVSLYEIKKGEVKYVDIDNYNFN; encoded by the coding sequence ATGAATAAAATACTTAAATTTGAAGAAATTGATAGACTAGCAGATAAGATTAGTGAAAAAATTTTAAAAGATAATAAATTTAAATCAATAGCTTTAATAGGGGATTTAGGAGTAGGTAAAACTCATATTTCAAAAAGAATATGTAAAAATTTAGGTGTTGTGGAAAATGTTAAAAGTCCTACATTTACTTACCTTTTAGAATATGATTTAGGAGATAGAACTATAGTACATTTTGACCTTTATAGATTATCAAATATAGATGAGCTATATGAAATAGGATATGAGGACTATATATTAGATGGTAATATATTTTTAATAGAATGGGCTAATAATGTACCTGAAGCAATACCAAGTAATACTTTATACATAGAATTAAAACATAATGATGAAACCACTAGATTTGTTTCATTATATGAAATTAAGAAAGGAGAAGTTAAATATGTCGACATTGATAATTACAACTTCAACTAA
- the dnaK gene encoding molecular chaperone DnaK, with protein sequence MSKIIGIDLGTTNSCVSVMEGGTFTIIPNAEGERTTPSVVSIESNGEIIVGSTAKRKAITEPKQTVISIKTHMGSDYKVDIHGKNYTPQEISAMILKKLKKDAESYLGETVKEAVITVPAYFTDAQRQATKDAGEIAGLEVKRIINEPTAAALAYGMDKEKEEKILVFDLGGGTFDVSVLEVGSGLVEVKATAGNNHLGGDDFDTAIINWLADEFKKETGIDLRNEPQAYQRLKDAAEDAKKKLSSTLETTISLPFIAMDATGPKNLEKKLTRAAFNELTKHLVEKTKEPVKQALLDAGYTVRDIEQVLLVGGSTRIPAVQEWVKEYFGKEPNRSINPDEVVSVGAAIQGGVLSGNVKDVLLLDVTPLSLGIETMGGVFTKMIERNTTIPTKKSQVYSTAVDNQTAVTIHVLQGERAQASQNHTLGQFNLEGIPAAPRGIPQIEVIFDIDSNGIVHVTAKDLGTGKENQVTISGSSNLSKDDVERMKKEAEANEEADNKFRELIEARNMADHLIISTEKTIKENEDKLEGNEKENIEKAIEELKKVKDSENIEEIRAGIEGLSKASEAFAMRIYQAAQASQAQTASENTSNNEDVVEAEEVK encoded by the coding sequence ATGAGTAAAATAATAGGAATAGATTTAGGAACAACAAATTCATGTGTATCAGTTATGGAGGGTGGAACATTTACAATAATACCAAATGCAGAGGGAGAAAGAACTACTCCATCAGTGGTATCAATTGAATCTAATGGTGAAATTATAGTAGGATCTACTGCTAAAAGAAAAGCTATAACAGAACCTAAACAAACAGTAATTTCAATTAAAACACACATGGGATCAGATTATAAAGTAGATATTCATGGAAAAAATTATACTCCACAAGAAATATCTGCTATGATATTAAAAAAATTAAAAAAAGATGCTGAAAGCTATTTAGGAGAAACAGTTAAAGAGGCTGTAATTACAGTTCCAGCATACTTTACTGATGCACAAAGACAAGCTACTAAAGATGCTGGAGAAATTGCAGGATTAGAAGTTAAAAGAATAATAAATGAACCAACTGCTGCAGCACTTGCATACGGAATGGATAAAGAAAAAGAAGAAAAAATATTAGTATTTGACTTAGGTGGAGGAACATTTGATGTTTCAGTACTTGAAGTTGGGTCAGGACTTGTAGAAGTTAAAGCAACAGCTGGAAATAACCATTTAGGTGGAGATGATTTTGATACTGCTATTATAAACTGGCTTGCTGATGAATTTAAAAAAGAAACAGGAATTGATTTAAGAAATGAGCCACAAGCTTATCAAAGACTTAAAGATGCAGCTGAAGATGCTAAGAAAAAATTATCTTCTACTTTAGAAACAACTATTTCTTTACCATTTATAGCTATGGATGCTACTGGTCCTAAGAACTTAGAAAAGAAATTAACTAGAGCAGCATTTAACGAATTAACTAAACATTTAGTAGAAAAAACTAAAGAACCAGTAAAACAAGCTTTATTAGATGCTGGATATACAGTTAGAGATATAGAACAAGTACTATTAGTTGGAGGTTCAACAAGAATACCAGCAGTTCAAGAATGGGTTAAAGAATACTTTGGTAAAGAACCTAATAGATCTATAAACCCAGATGAAGTAGTTTCTGTTGGAGCTGCAATTCAAGGTGGAGTATTATCTGGAAATGTTAAAGATGTTCTATTATTAGATGTTACACCTTTATCTCTAGGAATAGAAACTATGGGTGGAGTATTTACTAAGATGATAGAAAGAAATACAACTATACCTACTAAAAAATCTCAAGTATACTCAACAGCAGTAGATAATCAAACAGCAGTTACTATACATGTATTACAAGGGGAAAGAGCACAAGCTTCTCAAAACCATACTTTAGGACAATTTAATTTAGAGGGAATACCAGCAGCACCACGTGGTATACCTCAAATAGAAGTTATATTTGATATAGATTCTAATGGTATAGTACATGTTACAGCTAAAGATTTAGGAACAGGTAAAGAAAATCAAGTTACAATTTCAGGGTCATCTAACTTAAGTAAAGATGATGTAGAAAGAATGAAAAAAGAAGCTGAAGCAAATGAAGAAGCAGATAATAAATTTAGAGAATTAATTGAAGCAAGAAATATGGCTGACCATTTAATAATATCTACAGAAAAAACTATAAAAGAAAATGAAGATAAATTAGAGGGTAATGAAAAAGAAAATATTGAAAAAGCTATAGAAGAACTTAAAAAAGTTAAAGATAGTGAAAATATTGAAGAAATTAGAGCAGGAATAGAGGGACTATCAAAAGCAAGTGAAGCATTTGCTATGAGAATATATCAAGCAGCACAAGCATCTCAAGCACAAACTGCTTCTGAAAACACAAGTAATAATGAAGATGTAGTAGAAGCAGAAGAAGTAAAATAG
- the tsaB gene encoding tRNA (adenosine(37)-N6)-threonylcarbamoyltransferase complex dimerization subunit type 1 TsaB, giving the protein MSTLIITTSTKLASLSIYDNGNMLGNINVNVKRTHSSYIIDQISSLLSWTGTKIENIQNVLVSIGPGSFTGVRIAISVVKGMFVGRDVKIYEVNELDALGYQGNKIYTDKLIAMIDSNNEKIYYGKYENGKRVDKLLVGKLDDVISLVKNEGYNLIGDAVISYGEKIKENGINILVPDVFLRINSSIFYAMFKEDLLKEVDLFNLVPDYLEKSQAEKEKNGNI; this is encoded by the coding sequence ATGTCGACATTGATAATTACAACTTCAACTAAACTTGCCTCTCTTTCAATTTATGATAATGGAAATATGTTAGGGAATATTAATGTTAATGTAAAAAGAACACATTCAAGCTATATTATAGATCAAATTTCCTCTTTATTATCTTGGACAGGAACTAAAATAGAAAATATACAAAATGTATTAGTATCTATAGGACCAGGGTCATTTACTGGTGTTAGAATAGCTATTTCAGTTGTTAAGGGAATGTTTGTAGGTAGAGATGTTAAAATATATGAAGTTAATGAATTAGATGCCCTAGGATATCAAGGAAATAAGATATACACAGACAAGTTGATAGCTATGATAGATTCAAATAATGAAAAAATATATTATGGTAAATATGAAAATGGTAAAAGAGTTGATAAACTTTTAGTTGGAAAATTAGATGATGTCATATCTTTAGTTAAAAATGAGGGATATAATTTAATAGGAGATGCCGTAATATCATATGGAGAAAAAATAAAGGAAAATGGAATAAATATATTAGTTCCAGATGTGTTTTTAAGAATAAACTCTAGTATATTCTATGCAATGTTTAAAGAGGATTTACTAAAAGAGGTAGACTTATTTAATTTAGTGCCTGATTATTTAGAAAAATCACAGGCAGAAAAGGAGAAAAATGGGAATATCTGA